From the genome of Schaalia dentiphila ATCC 17982, one region includes:
- a CDS encoding multifunctional oxoglutarate decarboxylase/oxoglutarate dehydrogenase thiamine pyrophosphate-binding subunit/dihydrolipoyllysine-residue succinyltransferase subunit: protein MAARDLAHARGATLTEEYVPTPTASQPDPQWYIAKMRDLYERDPQLLDPSWRAYFSTESAPPQLRAKRPDIPEGAPSTPEPAPTSSVNAAVPVDPVAPVSVTPPTLDIEDDAPEAAATEHAHVVSVTRSDLPPAPPAAVAEATSPYTRQQHGRAAFTLFQDAPSHDELHILKSAARATAKHMEASLSIPTATSQRQIPAKLLIENRALINAHLARTVGGKVSFTHLIGYALVEALCEMPDLNVRYTIEGGKPAVEHLAHIGFGLAIDVADAQGNHSLKVPVIHDADTLTFAEFVDAYQDLVARARTATLTTTDFQGASVTLTNPGTLGTTTSVPRLMVGQGLIIGVGATDYPAEFRGVSPKRLAALGIGKTMFFSSTYDHRIIQGAASGRLLALVDAKLSGRDGFYERVFTSMHVPARPYAWEADYDYDPNHEKGKPARIAELIHAYRSRGHLAADTDPLAYRVRRHPDLDLSSYGLSVWDLDRPFPTGGFGDSDQMLLRDILTRLHDTYTRTVGIEYMHIQDPEQRAWVQKRIERPYEAPSPDAQRHILGTLIRAEAFEEFLQTKFMGQKRFSLEGGESLIPLLDHILADSARTGIHEVAIGMAHRGRLNVLANIAGKSYAQIFDEFEGNYMPNSVQGSGDVKYHLGTWGVYSLDDGLATKVYMAANPSHLEAADGVLEGIVRAKQEHLGDPDLPIIPILIHGDAAFIGQGVVQETLNLSQLEGYKTGGTIHIIVNNQIGFTTGPTQGRSTGYATDLAKGLQVPILHVNADDPEAVIRCAHLAFEYRNAFHKDVIIDMVCYRRRGHNEGDDPSMTQPVMYSLIDRIPSTRAVYIRGLVGRGQLTEDEARQSIAQYEAELGRILEETRAGGASSVSEINPGSRTHDPALTAGVGEAGESRDEEWTMPESQMPGIGMMIGWTSAAPAKALRRIGRAHTRFPEGFEPHPKLRQLCERRLEMALGNKPIDWGFAELLAFGTLLMEGTGVRLSGEDVGRATFVQRHAILHDANDGREFTPLRFLTESQARFDVWNSPLSEYGVLAFDYGYSLESPETLTIWEAQFGDFANGAQTVIDEFVCSAEQKWGQRCSLVMLLPHGYEGQGPDHSSARIERYLQLAAQENMWIVQPSTPANYFHMLRTQAYKRPRKPLIAFTPKQLLRLSAASSHLDEFTSGAFQPVIGDSSITNPSSVTRVLLCSGRLYYDLMKEREHRGDTSTAIIRLEQLYPLPEAEVAETLAQYPNASVTWVQDEPRNQGAWPHLALNLFPSLGRPVRVVSRPESATTAAGRASLHKEQAATLIAQAFEG from the coding sequence ATGGCCGCGCGGGATTTGGCCCATGCGCGCGGCGCGACACTTACGGAGGAATACGTGCCCACTCCCACCGCTTCCCAGCCCGATCCGCAGTGGTACATCGCGAAGATGCGAGACCTCTACGAGCGCGATCCACAGCTCCTGGATCCCTCCTGGCGCGCCTATTTCTCCACCGAGTCCGCTCCCCCGCAGCTGCGCGCCAAGCGTCCCGACATCCCCGAGGGAGCTCCCTCAACCCCGGAGCCGGCCCCGACCTCGTCGGTCAATGCCGCAGTCCCCGTTGACCCCGTTGCCCCCGTCTCGGTAACCCCGCCGACCCTCGACATCGAAGACGATGCGCCCGAGGCGGCCGCCACCGAGCACGCACACGTCGTCTCCGTGACGCGTTCCGACCTGCCGCCCGCCCCACCCGCCGCCGTCGCCGAGGCCACCAGCCCCTACACGCGCCAGCAGCACGGACGCGCAGCCTTCACGCTCTTCCAGGACGCCCCCTCGCACGACGAGCTCCACATCCTCAAGTCCGCGGCGCGCGCGACCGCCAAACACATGGAGGCCTCGCTCTCCATCCCCACGGCCACCTCCCAGCGCCAGATCCCGGCCAAGCTCCTCATCGAAAACCGAGCCCTCATCAACGCGCACCTGGCGCGCACCGTCGGCGGCAAGGTCTCCTTCACGCACCTCATCGGCTACGCCCTGGTGGAGGCTCTGTGCGAGATGCCCGACCTGAACGTGCGCTACACGATCGAGGGCGGCAAGCCCGCCGTCGAGCATCTCGCGCACATCGGCTTCGGCCTGGCCATCGACGTGGCCGACGCGCAGGGCAACCACTCCCTGAAGGTCCCCGTCATCCACGACGCCGACACCCTGACCTTCGCCGAGTTCGTCGACGCCTACCAGGACCTCGTTGCGCGTGCCCGCACGGCGACGCTGACGACCACCGACTTCCAGGGTGCCTCCGTCACGCTGACGAACCCGGGCACGCTGGGCACCACCACCTCCGTGCCGCGCCTCATGGTCGGCCAGGGCCTCATCATCGGCGTGGGCGCCACCGACTACCCGGCGGAATTCCGCGGCGTCTCCCCCAAGCGCCTGGCCGCCCTCGGCATCGGCAAGACGATGTTCTTCTCCTCCACCTACGACCACCGCATCATCCAGGGCGCGGCATCGGGTCGCCTCCTGGCCCTCGTGGACGCCAAGCTCTCGGGCCGCGACGGCTTCTACGAGCGCGTCTTCACCTCGATGCACGTCCCCGCGCGCCCCTACGCGTGGGAAGCGGACTACGACTACGATCCGAACCACGAAAAGGGCAAGCCCGCGCGCATCGCGGAACTCATCCACGCCTACCGTTCGCGCGGCCACCTCGCCGCCGACACCGACCCGCTGGCCTACCGCGTGCGTCGCCACCCCGACCTCGATCTGTCATCCTACGGCCTGAGCGTGTGGGACCTGGATCGCCCCTTCCCCACCGGCGGATTCGGCGACTCGGACCAGATGCTGCTGCGCGACATCCTCACGCGCCTGCACGACACCTACACGCGCACGGTTGGCATCGAGTACATGCATATTCAGGATCCTGAGCAGCGCGCATGGGTCCAGAAGCGCATCGAGCGCCCGTACGAGGCCCCCTCCCCCGACGCGCAGCGCCACATCCTGGGCACCCTCATCCGCGCCGAGGCCTTCGAGGAGTTCCTCCAGACGAAGTTCATGGGCCAGAAGCGTTTCTCCCTCGAGGGCGGCGAGTCACTGATCCCGCTGCTCGACCACATCCTCGCCGACTCGGCGCGCACCGGCATCCACGAGGTCGCCATCGGTATGGCGCACCGCGGACGCCTCAACGTCCTGGCCAACATCGCGGGCAAGTCGTATGCGCAGATCTTCGACGAGTTCGAGGGTAACTACATGCCCAACTCCGTCCAGGGATCGGGCGACGTCAAGTACCACCTGGGCACGTGGGGCGTGTACTCCCTCGACGACGGCCTGGCCACGAAGGTCTACATGGCCGCCAACCCCTCGCACCTGGAGGCCGCCGACGGCGTCCTGGAGGGCATTGTTCGTGCCAAGCAGGAGCACCTGGGTGACCCGGACCTGCCGATCATCCCGATCCTTATCCACGGCGACGCGGCCTTCATCGGCCAGGGCGTCGTCCAGGAGACCTTGAACCTCTCCCAGCTGGAGGGCTACAAGACCGGCGGCACGATCCACATCATCGTCAACAACCAGATCGGCTTCACGACGGGCCCGACGCAGGGCCGCTCCACCGGCTACGCAACGGACCTGGCCAAGGGCCTGCAGGTCCCGATCCTGCATGTGAACGCGGACGACCCCGAGGCCGTCATCCGCTGCGCGCACCTGGCCTTCGAGTACCGCAACGCCTTCCACAAGGACGTCATCATCGACATGGTGTGCTACCGACGCCGCGGCCACAACGAGGGCGACGACCCGTCGATGACCCAGCCCGTCATGTACTCCCTCATCGACCGCATCCCCTCCACGCGCGCGGTGTACATCCGCGGCCTCGTGGGTCGCGGCCAGCTCACCGAGGACGAGGCCCGCCAGTCGATCGCCCAGTACGAGGCGGAACTCGGGCGCATCCTCGAGGAGACCCGCGCGGGCGGCGCTTCGTCGGTGTCCGAGATCAACCCGGGCAGCCGCACGCACGACCCTGCCCTCACCGCCGGAGTGGGCGAGGCCGGGGAGTCCCGCGACGAGGAATGGACCATGCCGGAGTCCCAGATGCCCGGCATCGGCATGATGATCGGCTGGACGTCCGCGGCCCCCGCCAAGGCACTGCGCCGCATCGGCCGCGCTCACACGCGCTTCCCGGAGGGCTTCGAGCCTCACCCCAAGCTGCGTCAGCTGTGCGAGCGCCGCCTGGAGATGGCGCTCGGAAACAAGCCCATCGACTGGGGCTTCGCGGAGCTCCTCGCCTTCGGCACGCTCCTCATGGAGGGCACCGGCGTGCGCCTGTCCGGCGAGGACGTGGGCCGCGCGACCTTCGTCCAGCGTCACGCGATCCTGCACGACGCGAACGACGGGCGCGAGTTCACGCCGCTGCGTTTCCTCACCGAGAGTCAGGCGCGATTCGACGTGTGGAACTCCCCGCTGAGCGAGTACGGCGTCCTGGCCTTCGACTACGGCTACTCGCTCGAGAGCCCCGAGACACTCACGATCTGGGAGGCCCAGTTCGGAGACTTTGCCAACGGCGCACAGACGGTCATCGACGAGTTTGTCTGCTCGGCCGAGCAGAAGTGGGGCCAGCGCTGCTCTCTCGTCATGCTCCTCCCCCATGGCTATGAGGGTCAGGGACCCGACCACTCGAGCGCGCGCATCGAGCGCTACCTGCAGCTAGCCGCCCAGGAAAACATGTGGATCGTCCAGCCCTCCACGCCGGCGAACTACTTCCACATGCTGCGCACGCAGGCCTACAAGCGCCCGCGCAAGCCACTCATCGCGTTCACGCCCAAGCAGCTGCTGCGCCTGTCGGCCGCCTCCTCGCACCTCGACGAGTTCACCTCGGGCGCCTTCCAGCCCGTCATCGGCGACTCCTCGATCACCAATCCGTCGTCGGTGACGCGCGTCCTGCTGTGCTCGGGTCGCCTGTACTACGACCTCATGAAGGAGCGCGAGCACCGCGGCGACACGTCGACGGCGATCATCCGCTTGGAGCAGCTCTACCCGCTGCCCGAGGCCGAGGTGGCCGAGACCCTGGCCCAGTACCCGAATGCGTCGGTGACCTGGGTGCAGGACGAGCCGCGCAACCAGGGCGCGTGGCCGCACCTGGCGCTCAACCTGTTCCCATCGCTGGGACGCCCGGTTCGCGTGGTCTCTCGCCCCGAGTCGGCAACGACCGCAGCGGGACGTGCCTCGCTTCACAAGGAGCAAGCAGCTACCCTTATTGCGCAGGCCTTCGAAGGCTAA
- a CDS encoding GDSL-type esterase/lipase family protein, translating to MRICFIGDELVAGVGDPRGLGWVGRVNAHSTFDLPATFLTLAVPSETTKQMAARWEAEVLPRLAEGEPHGLVIGVGPGDVAAGISTARSRLNLANITDRATALGIPSFVVGPPPLAGVDSGSLKALSSSCSEVCARRGIPFADCYTPLVAHDQWFEDMAASLARGGDGQTLPGQAGYALMAWIVQHQGWYEWTGATPADV from the coding sequence ATGCGGATCTGCTTCATCGGAGACGAGCTCGTCGCGGGCGTCGGCGACCCCCGAGGCCTGGGCTGGGTCGGTCGCGTCAACGCGCACTCCACCTTCGATCTGCCTGCCACGTTCCTGACCCTAGCCGTACCCTCAGAGACGACGAAGCAGATGGCCGCGCGCTGGGAGGCCGAGGTGCTGCCGCGCCTAGCCGAGGGGGAGCCCCACGGCCTCGTCATCGGTGTGGGCCCTGGCGACGTCGCAGCCGGCATTTCGACGGCCCGCTCCCGCCTGAACCTGGCTAACATCACCGACCGGGCGACCGCGCTGGGCATCCCCAGCTTCGTCGTGGGTCCCCCGCCGCTGGCTGGCGTGGACTCCGGGTCGCTGAAGGCTCTGTCCTCCTCGTGCTCCGAGGTGTGCGCGCGCCGAGGCATTCCCTTCGCCGACTGCTACACGCCGCTGGTCGCGCACGACCAGTGGTTCGAGGACATGGCTGCCTCCCTCGCCCGCGGCGGGGACGGCCAAACCCTGCCCGGCCAGGCCGGCTACGCCCTCATGGCGTGGATCGTCCAGCACCAGGGCTGGTACGAGTGGACGGGAGCGACCCCGGCGGACGTGTAG
- a CDS encoding alpha/beta hydrolase fold domain-containing protein yields the protein MSLQMRLVHARLGLTPPALHTEEAARDMAAHAPRQEPMPERMRARFTETRQGGVTRVTPKQGMRAGGALMFMHGGAYLFPLVDGQWGVVEGLIDRTGLPVIIPDYPLAPDHTATEAFDFVQPIIDEAKAEFGRVIIFGDSAGGGLALSLAMQRRDAGAPQVDGLVLYAPWVDVTMTNPAIEEVQGRDKILRAPGLEWAGRAWAGEMDPADWRVSPLYGDLAGLPPMRVFQGDADILGPDAIAFARKAARAGVDVRLRVEPDGFHVYVLSAAVIPEAGAALDHSARFISGILTQA from the coding sequence ATGTCCCTCCAGATGCGTCTCGTTCACGCCCGCTTGGGGTTGACTCCTCCCGCGCTGCACACCGAGGAAGCCGCCCGGGATATGGCTGCGCACGCCCCGCGGCAGGAACCGATGCCCGAACGCATGCGTGCGCGCTTCACTGAGACGCGCCAGGGCGGGGTCACCCGAGTGACGCCGAAGCAGGGCATGCGCGCCGGTGGAGCCCTCATGTTTATGCACGGTGGCGCTTACCTGTTCCCCCTGGTTGACGGGCAGTGGGGCGTCGTGGAGGGCCTGATTGATCGTACCGGCTTGCCCGTCATTATCCCCGACTACCCGCTCGCCCCCGACCACACCGCGACTGAGGCCTTCGACTTCGTTCAGCCCATCATCGACGAGGCCAAGGCTGAGTTTGGTCGAGTCATCATCTTCGGTGACTCCGCGGGTGGCGGCCTTGCCCTGTCCCTCGCCATGCAGCGTCGCGACGCGGGTGCGCCTCAGGTAGACGGCCTTGTTCTGTACGCGCCGTGGGTGGATGTCACCATGACGAACCCCGCGATCGAGGAGGTTCAGGGACGCGACAAGATCCTGCGCGCGCCTGGGCTGGAGTGGGCGGGCCGAGCGTGGGCGGGTGAGATGGATCCGGCGGACTGGCGCGTTAGCCCCCTGTACGGTGATCTGGCCGGACTGCCGCCGATGCGTGTCTTCCAGGGCGACGCCGACATCCTGGGGCCCGATGCGATCGCGTTCGCGCGCAAGGCGGCTCGCGCTGGAGTTGACGTGCGACTTCGGGTGGAGCCGGATGGTTTCCACGTCTACGTGCTCTCAGCTGCTGTTATCCCCGAGGCCGGGGCCGCCCTCGACCACAGTGCGCGCTTCATCTCGGGTATCCTCACGCAGGCCTGA
- a CDS encoding 50S ribosomal protein bL37, protein MSKRGRKRRDRRKNGANHGKRPNA, encoded by the coding sequence ATGTCGAAGCGGGGTCGTAAGCGTCGCGATCGTCGTAAGAACGGCGCGAACCACGGCAAGCGTCCTAACGCCTGA
- a CDS encoding sigma-70 family RNA polymerase sigma factor — translation MDTTTPSPTPQAPELAPASSALDGAELEARFMDEAMPLMNQLFGAALGMTRNRADAEDLVQETYLKAYQKFHQYQPGTNIKAWLYRILTNTYITSYRKAQRSPKRASSDTVEDWQLADAASHSEVGLKSAEVEALEALPSAQLRDALDSLSEEHRMVVLMADVEGMSYKEIAEELGVPMGTVMSRLNRARKNLRSALADVAAEYGIGGTK, via the coding sequence ATGGATACGACAACCCCCTCACCGACGCCGCAGGCACCCGAGCTTGCCCCGGCCTCGTCCGCTCTGGATGGTGCCGAGCTCGAGGCGCGCTTCATGGACGAAGCGATGCCCCTCATGAACCAACTCTTCGGCGCGGCACTGGGCATGACCCGCAACCGCGCCGACGCGGAGGATCTGGTTCAGGAGACCTACCTCAAGGCCTACCAGAAGTTCCACCAGTATCAGCCTGGCACCAATATCAAGGCCTGGCTCTACCGGATCCTTACCAATACCTACATCACCAGCTACCGCAAGGCGCAGCGCTCGCCCAAGCGCGCCTCCAGCGACACCGTCGAGGATTGGCAGCTGGCCGACGCCGCCTCCCACTCAGAGGTTGGCCTCAAATCCGCGGAAGTCGAGGCGCTCGAGGCGCTGCCCTCCGCTCAGCTGCGTGACGCCCTCGATTCGCTCTCAGAGGAACACCGGATGGTTGTCCTCATGGCTGACGTTGAGGGTATGAGCTACAAGGAAATCGCCGAAGAACTAGGAGTTCCCATGGGGACCGTCATGAGCCGACTGAACCGGGCGCGCAAGAACCTGCGCTCCGCGCTGGCCGACGTCGCCGCGGAATACGGGATCGGAGGAACCAAGTGA
- a CDS encoding DoxX family membrane protein produces the protein MNLLRVVARPLLAAPFIADGVDALMHPRFHVERAAGVRPLIDKATDAVGLDPLTDQQLAVATRVTGAVMVVAGLRFALGRKPRVAALTLAAIGAPMALVNAPLPGTTRGLSKEQIKRRRYRTLNKAGLAAGVLLASTDRVGQPSALVAHAMRRDQRRAIAAAEASVVERLSGTAS, from the coding sequence ATGAATCTGCTGCGCGTTGTTGCCCGTCCCCTGCTCGCTGCCCCGTTCATCGCCGACGGGGTTGATGCCCTCATGCATCCGCGTTTCCACGTGGAGCGCGCCGCGGGCGTTCGCCCTCTCATCGATAAGGCGACCGACGCGGTCGGCCTGGATCCGCTGACGGATCAGCAGCTGGCCGTTGCCACCCGCGTGACAGGCGCGGTGATGGTTGTCGCCGGCCTGCGTTTCGCGCTGGGCCGCAAGCCCCGCGTGGCCGCCCTGACCCTGGCTGCCATCGGCGCGCCGATGGCCCTCGTGAACGCTCCCCTGCCGGGCACGACGCGAGGCCTGTCCAAGGAGCAGATCAAGCGCCGCCGCTACCGCACGCTAAATAAGGCGGGCCTGGCTGCCGGCGTCCTCCTCGCGTCGACGGACCGCGTCGGTCAGCCCTCGGCCCTCGTCGCCCACGCGATGCGCCGCGACCAGCGCCGCGCGATCGCTGCGGCCGAGGCCTCCGTCGTGGAGCGTCTGAGCGGCACCGCTTCGTGA
- the aroA gene encoding 3-phosphoshikimate 1-carboxyvinyltransferase, producing MSAPWPAPLAASPVDATVEVPGSKSITARALYLAAVADSPSVIRGALDARDTRLFADALEVMGARVKDEGAGILRVTPMSLPPRGGRIECGLAGTVMRFLPPLAALSPEETLFGGDEQAYARPLGPLLDALVRMGATVTYHGERGHLPFTVQGPIHTPLGAQAWVDSSSSSQFLSALLLVSPLVGDPLFVSAPGVIPSMPHVEMTLASLAGAGVDLEVVDEGRANLSTWHIFPSRPIGGDITVEPDLSNAGPFLAAAMVTGGRVRIPAWPGATTQAGDAWRALLGHMGATITLDEEGLTLTGPGAGNYPGIKATMAEVGELTPTMAAICAYASTPSHLSGIAHLRGHETDRLAALVAEINRAGGQAEETEDGLIITPRPLHAAQIRSYADHRMATFGAILGLVTPGITVDDIACTSKTLPTFEAMWASLVSENGEESTQAVPASSIEEEE from the coding sequence GTGAGCGCGCCCTGGCCCGCTCCCCTGGCCGCCTCCCCCGTGGATGCCACGGTCGAGGTGCCGGGGTCTAAGTCGATCACGGCGCGTGCCCTGTACCTGGCTGCCGTCGCCGATTCTCCCTCCGTCATTCGGGGTGCCCTGGACGCGCGCGACACGCGACTGTTCGCGGACGCCCTGGAGGTGATGGGCGCACGCGTCAAGGACGAGGGCGCGGGCATCCTGCGCGTCACGCCGATGTCGCTGCCGCCGCGGGGCGGTCGCATCGAGTGCGGCTTGGCCGGCACCGTCATGCGTTTCCTGCCTCCCCTGGCGGCCCTGTCCCCCGAGGAGACGCTCTTCGGCGGGGACGAGCAGGCCTACGCGCGCCCGCTGGGCCCGCTCCTGGACGCCCTGGTGCGCATGGGCGCGACCGTCACGTATCACGGTGAGCGCGGGCACCTGCCCTTCACGGTTCAAGGCCCGATCCACACGCCGCTGGGCGCGCAGGCATGGGTGGACTCTTCGTCCTCTTCGCAGTTCCTCTCCGCCCTGTTGCTCGTCTCTCCCCTGGTCGGCGATCCCCTCTTCGTCTCGGCTCCGGGCGTCATTCCATCAATGCCGCACGTGGAGATGACGCTGGCGTCCCTCGCGGGCGCGGGCGTCGACCTGGAGGTCGTGGACGAGGGGCGCGCGAACCTGTCTACCTGGCACATCTTCCCATCGCGCCCCATCGGCGGCGACATCACCGTCGAGCCGGACCTGTCCAACGCCGGCCCCTTCCTGGCGGCCGCGATGGTGACGGGTGGGCGCGTGCGAATCCCGGCGTGGCCGGGGGCGACAACGCAGGCGGGCGACGCCTGGCGCGCGCTGCTCGGTCACATGGGTGCGACCATCACCCTGGACGAGGAGGGCCTGACCCTGACGGGTCCCGGCGCCGGCAACTACCCGGGCATCAAGGCCACGATGGCCGAGGTCGGGGAACTCACCCCCACCATGGCCGCGATCTGCGCCTACGCCTCGACCCCCTCGCACCTGAGCGGCATCGCGCACCTACGCGGACACGAGACGGACCGCTTGGCGGCCCTGGTCGCCGAGATCAACCGCGCGGGCGGGCAGGCCGAAGAGACCGAGGACGGCCTGATCATCACGCCACGCCCGCTCCACGCCGCACAGATCCGCTCCTATGCGGATCACCGCATGGCGACCTTCGGCGCGATCCTGGGCCTGGTGACGCCCGGCATCACGGTCGACGACATCGCCTGCACGTCCAAGACGCTGCCGACCTTCGAGGCCATGTGGGCCTCGCTCGTGAGCGAAAACGGTGAGGAAAGCACCCAGGCTGTCCCGGCCTCGTCGATCGAGGAGGAGGAGTGA
- the rsgA gene encoding ribosome small subunit-dependent GTPase A, producing MARRDTGTDDPRVRVRAGKGSRPRTKDRPDWSSKPLGRIIGIDRGRYQVSLEENGTRVVAVRARELGRGSVIMGDRVRLTGDLSGRPDTLARIVAVEERSSVLRRSLEDAPDQRGEKAIVANADTMCIVVALADPPPRTGMIDRCLVAAFEAGLAPILVLTKADLASADELIAAYRDFDVRVVLTSAEAGEADPGVAELRALLAGHWSVLVGHSGVGKSTLINLLVPGAGRATGHVNEVTGRGRHTSTSSEAFELGEGGWIVDTPGVRSFGLGHVSVADVLGVFPDVAEAAAWCLPLCSHDAEEPSCALDSYARATGPFSIDEAGDGDVDRVCSERASRVASVRRLLEAVATAEAASKAAR from the coding sequence ATGGCCCGCCGCGACACGGGAACCGACGACCCGCGCGTGCGCGTACGCGCCGGCAAGGGCTCACGCCCCCGCACGAAAGACCGTCCCGACTGGTCCTCCAAGCCGCTGGGCCGCATCATCGGCATCGACCGTGGCCGCTACCAGGTGAGCCTGGAGGAGAACGGCACCCGCGTGGTCGCCGTGCGCGCCCGCGAGCTGGGGCGAGGCTCCGTCATCATGGGCGACCGCGTGCGCCTCACCGGCGACCTGTCGGGGCGCCCCGACACGCTCGCGCGCATCGTCGCCGTCGAAGAACGCTCCTCGGTGCTGCGCCGCTCCCTCGAGGACGCGCCGGATCAGCGCGGCGAGAAGGCGATCGTCGCGAACGCGGACACCATGTGCATCGTCGTGGCGCTGGCGGATCCACCGCCGCGCACCGGCATGATCGACCGCTGCCTGGTTGCGGCCTTCGAGGCGGGCCTCGCCCCTATCCTCGTCCTGACGAAAGCGGACCTGGCCAGTGCGGACGAGCTGATCGCCGCCTACCGGGACTTCGACGTGCGCGTCGTGCTCACGAGCGCCGAGGCCGGGGAGGCCGACCCGGGCGTCGCCGAGCTGCGGGCCCTGTTGGCCGGCCACTGGTCGGTGCTCGTGGGGCATTCGGGGGTCGGTAAGTCCACGCTCATCAACCTCCTGGTGCCGGGCGCGGGCCGGGCGACGGGTCACGTCAACGAGGTGACGGGGCGCGGGCGCCACACATCCACGTCCTCGGAGGCCTTCGAGCTAGGCGAAGGCGGCTGGATCGTCGATACGCCCGGCGTGCGTTCCTTCGGCCTGGGGCACGTGAGCGTCGCCGACGTGCTCGGGGTCTTCCCAGACGTCGCGGAGGCGGCCGCCTGGTGCCTACCGCTGTGTTCGCACGACGCCGAGGAGCCTTCGTGCGCGCTTGACAGTTACGCGCGCGCCACCGGCCCCTTCAGCATCGACGAGGCCGGGGACGGCGATGTGGATCGGGTGTGCTCCGAGCGTGCCTCCCGCGTGGCGTCGGTGCGCAGGCTCCTCGAGGCCGTGGCGACGGCGGAGGCAGCCAGCAAGGCAGCCCGTTAG
- a CDS encoding glutamine amidotransferase-related protein, translating to MTKPFLMLTSRDDGPVLAAETADLPRFSGLTPDQVRRVRMERELPDLDLSEYSGAFVCGSPWDANADDHLKEERQVRAEAWLRSFYDRALGESFPILGLCYGLGTLTLHLGGVIDTHHGEEISGIALTKTDAGREDPLLEGTPDRFHSYVGHHEAVRELAPGMQVLLAGDDTPIQMVRVGEAAWATQFHPEMDLEGVNVRIDQYAGRYYPVEKAEAIRTQVATVDTDPSRLVLQNFVRRFQR from the coding sequence ATGACCAAGCCCTTCCTCATGCTGACCTCGCGCGATGACGGCCCCGTCCTGGCCGCAGAGACCGCCGACCTGCCTCGCTTCTCGGGACTGACCCCCGACCAGGTCCGCCGGGTGCGCATGGAGAGGGAGCTGCCCGACCTCGACCTCTCCGAGTACTCGGGTGCTTTCGTGTGCGGGTCCCCGTGGGACGCGAACGCCGACGACCACCTGAAGGAAGAACGCCAGGTGCGCGCCGAGGCCTGGCTGCGGTCCTTCTACGACCGGGCGCTGGGCGAATCCTTCCCAATCCTGGGCCTGTGCTACGGGCTGGGGACTCTCACCCTGCACCTGGGCGGCGTCATCGACACCCACCACGGCGAGGAAATCAGCGGTATCGCGCTGACGAAGACCGACGCGGGCCGCGAGGACCCGCTCCTGGAGGGCACGCCCGACCGCTTCCACTCCTACGTCGGCCACCACGAGGCCGTGCGCGAGCTTGCCCCGGGCATGCAGGTCCTCCTGGCAGGGGACGACACCCCGATCCAGATGGTGCGCGTGGGCGAGGCCGCGTGGGCGACCCAGTTCCACCCCGAGATGGACCTCGAGGGCGTCAACGTGCGCATCGACCAGTACGCGGGCCGCTACTACCCGGTGGAGAAGGCCGAGGCGATCCGTACCCAGGTCGCGACCGTGGATACGGATCCCTCGCGCCTCGTCCTCCAGAACTTCGTGCGTCGCTTCCAGCGCTGA